The following are from one region of the Diceros bicornis minor isolate mBicDic1 chromosome 37, mDicBic1.mat.cur, whole genome shotgun sequence genome:
- the KCNE4 gene encoding potassium voltage-gated channel subfamily E member 4 — MLKMEPLNSTHPSTAASSSPLESHVPASGSGNGNEYFYVLVVMSFYGIFLIGIMLGYMKSKRREKKSSLLLLYKDEERLWGEAMKPLPMVSGLRSVQVPMMLNVLQESVAPALSCALCSIEGDSVSSESSSPDVHLTIQEEGADDELGETSETPLNESSEGSSENIHQNS, encoded by the coding sequence ATGCTGAAGATGGAGCCTCTGAACAGCACCCACCCCAGCACCGCAGCCTCCAGCAGCCCTCTCGAGTCCCACGTGCCCGCCAGTGGCAGTGGCAACGGCAATGAATACTTCTACGTTCTGGTTGTCATGTCCTTCTATGGCATTTTCTTGATTGGGATCATGCTGGGCTACATGAAATCCAAGAGGCGCGAGAAGAAGTCCAGCCTCCTGCTGCTGTACAAAGACGAGGAGAGGCTCTGGGGCGAGGCCATGAAGCCGCTGCCCATGGTGTCGGGCCTGAGGTCGGTGCAGGTGCCCATGATGTTGAACGTGCTGCAGGAGAGCGTGGCGCCCGCTCTGTCCTGCGCCCTCTGCTCCATCGAGGGAGACAGCGTGAGCTCCGAGTCCTCCTCGCCGGACGTGCACCTCACCATCCAGGAGGAGGGGGCGGACGACGAGCTGGGGGAGACTTCGGAGACGCCTCTCAATGAAAGCAGTGAGGGCTCCTCCGAGAACATCCATCAGAATTCCTAG